From a single Seriola aureovittata isolate HTS-2021-v1 ecotype China chromosome 18, ASM2101889v1, whole genome shotgun sequence genomic region:
- the xrcc4 gene encoding DNA repair protein XRCC4: MRTSVCEIHVSSQPDSAYFLRVDWRGRGLGSGFQLLLTDGQDAWRGEVSEAAVRTEAEELEMQRERYVQDLQQALTGSGGSVTYSFTLTPSPPGPALTLAYEKVQKDISFRLGSVSLQAVPEPAEAVRELLVHSLQRGNTLEHQNQNLEEENQRLRREQQRITAELKRYTGGKEALEAELYSRFILVLNEKKAKIRSLQETVTHLQETRSSEGQKNKESVKSGQTEGQEEGEDEYGGSTDEEPEEEQSTPAPAEHSQDSSTPSPLDDSLRDITDVAPCRKRRVRHLAAPEPAVKRSTPQTSKGRRSDSPAGSSKRPTPQRPADAAAARSEAEDLFEDF, encoded by the exons ATGCGCACGTCAGTGTGTGAAATCCACGTCTCCTCTCAGCCTGACTCCGCCTACTTCCTGCGGGTAGActggagggggcggggcttaggTTCTGGCTTCCAGTTGCTGCTGACTGACGGACAGGATGCGTGGAGAGGAGAAG TGAGCGAGGCAGCCGTGCGTACGGAGGCGGAGGAGCTGGAGATGCAGAGGGAGCGGTACGTCCAGGACCTCCAGCAGGCGCTGACCGGGTCGGGGGGCTCCGTCACCTACAGCTTCACCCTGACGCCGTCTCCACCAGGCCCCGCCCTCACACTGGCCTATGAGAAGGTGCAGAAGGACATCTCG TTCAGGTTGGGCTCCGTGTCGCTGCAGGCCGTCCCCGAGCCGGCGGAGGCCGTCAGGGAGTTACTGGTCCACAGTCTGCAGAGGGGGAACACACTGGAgcaccagaaccagaacctggaggaggagaaccAGAGACTGAGACGAGAACAGCAACGCATCACTGCcga acTGAAGCGGTACACCGGTGGTAAAGAGGCGCTGGAGGCGGAGCTCTACTCTCGGTTCATCCTCGTCCTGAATGAGAAGAAAGCCAAGATCCGCAGTCTGCAGGAGACTGTGACACACCTGCAGGAAACCAG GAGCTCTgagggacagaaaaacaaggagTCAGTGAAATCAGGCCAAACAGAAGGtcaggaggaaggggaggatgAATATGGAGGGAGCACTGATgaggagccagaggaggagCAGTCGACTCCAGCTCCCGCTGAACACTCCCAGG ACTCCTCCACTCCCAGCCCGTTGGACGACAGCCTGAGGGACATCACGGACGTGGCCCCCTGCCGCAAACGCCGCGTTCGTCACCTCGCGGCCCCGGAGCCCGCGGTGAAAAGGTCGACCCCGCAGACCTCCAAGGGACGCAG